The following is a genomic window from Acipenser ruthenus chromosome 19, fAciRut3.2 maternal haplotype, whole genome shotgun sequence.
TTGCTacgctacatatgccaatcgctcagcttcttagtcgctttatgtatctatgttgaataagtagctttgcatttaatgggttaaatcacgttgggctgctgatttctctgcaggtacctggcgaggggcaacCCTCCTGCAAGTCCCACTTGTATCTAGCCCGGCACAACGTGGtatactggggcagaacagagggcaaacatgccacatatgccaattgcacagcttcttcgctggaaaaagcatcactttgggccgccgatttctctgccggtacctgacaaggggcaacccctctgcaaacCCCACTTGTATTTATCCTGGCCCagcgtggtttactggggaagaacagcgggtaaatatgccacaaatgccaatcgctcagcatcttattcgctctttatgtatctacgttgaataagtagccttgcatttaatgggttaaatcacgttgggccactGATTTTTCTGCAGGTACCCaccgaggggcaccccctctgcaagctacacttGTATTTGGCCTGGCCTAATGCGGTTTACTTGGGCAGAACAAcaggcaaacatgccacatatgccaatcgctcagcttcctattcgctctttatgtatctacgttgaataagtacagaaatcggcggcacaaagtgatttaaccctttaaatgcaaggctttttccagtgaagaagctgtgcaattcgCATATGCAGCATGTTTGCCCTCtattctgccccagtaaaccacgttgggctaaatacaggtgtagcttacagagggggtgcccctcgccaggtacctgcagagaaattggcggcccaacgtgattttacccgttaaatgcaaggcaacttattcaacgtagatacataaagagcaaataagatgctgagcgattgccatatgtggcatatttacccgctgttcttccccagtaaaccacattgggccggTCTAAATACAAGTGAgtcttgcagaggggttgccccttgtcaggtaccagcagagaaatcggtggccaaagtgatttaaccagttaaaatCAAGtctacttcttcaacgtagacaaatacatttatgcactaaaagccagcgaataagaagctgagtgaATGAGAAGCTAGCGAATAAGAAGACAACTTCtgcctcgtctgtaaaaccacagacgtgtgaaacgtttgtatgtaaatgaaatgtgtgtatagtaaaaaaaagtgctctattcctaaacagcagtgtttatacctcattatacctggactcttgaccggaggattgtgggttcaatcccgggtgagggacactgctgttagaacataagaacataagaaggtttacaaacgagaggaggccattcagcccatcttgctcgcttggttgttagtagcttattgatcctagaatctcatcaagcagcttcttgaaggatcacaggatgtcagcttcaacaacattactggggagttggttccagaccctcacaattctctgtgtaaaaaagtgcctcctattttctcttctgaatgcccctttatctaatctccatttctttttttcaggtcaaagaagtcctctgggtcgacattgtctgtaccttttaggattttgaatgtttgaatcagatcactgcgtagtcttctttgttcaagactgaatagattcaattcttttagcctgtctgcatatgacatgccttttaaacccaggataattctggttgctcttctttgcactctttctagagcagcaatatcctttttgtaatgaggtgaccagaactgaacacaatattctagatgaggtcttactaatgcattgtaaagttttaacattacttcccttgatttaaattcaacacttctcacaatatatccgagcatcttgttggccttttatagcttccccacattgtctagatgaagacatttctgagtcaacaaactcctaggtctttttcatagttcccttcttccatttcagtatctcccatatgatatttataatgcataattgtgataattgtaagttgccctggataagggtgtctgctaaaaaataaataataataatttaaatgcaatctactgaactatttgcatttgacttggtatttgtatattctgaaatataagaatttgcatttgaatttcaaatcatgggaaagcttcaaaaatatttcaattttaaacactttttaataataatgctcataaagAAGtggagagacttttcagtattgctggtaaagttgattaacctgaaagatacaaactaaaggacacttttgagaacttcatgtttattaaacataacaaagaaaacaattaaaaataataattgtgcaatgcacacatatataaatatatacatatatctcatcatttatgtcacaaacctggtcctgcgggcccactgtgtctgctgtttgtgttccaactgagttctcaattattaaattgatcccacaattgaactaacaattagtgacttaatgcaatgttagaaataacttgaaatatccaactcttttggctgctttcacaaaccctgatcagcagtgatcttggactaccttacctgagttaacattaggtagtcctagatttgTGTTAATTGaagcctgtgcagccagccatttctacaaataattaaaatgctctgattagacattttattcattcaattgagggttcaatttgtaatttaaagctcagttggaacacaaatcagcaaacactgggtcctcaggatttgcatttgtatttagtttggtagtaaatgtatcttttacatttgtattaagcaaattcgcaagaacattgacattgccactggtctcatcaatttcctactatctggaaaacacaagtatgctcaaaaccataaccaccaaatttaacaatggagtcacccatacctttcaacatttatgctcaaagtttgaaatcatggatagagtctacattgttcgagagcagttcccagtcattggtgctcatgcaatcaccattcacaaatgtcaggggatgacATTTGTGAATCAAAAAAAggagccaagttagaagcaagaattgtgtgaatcttgggccccagcacctttccaattgtgcctatttgctcgatgcttgacaagattggcctaattgcttctcctaacttggacttttgtgtttgatatcacccctttaaacggctgttgtatttttctaacttgtttttttacattgacaatgtttttgttgtatatatatatatatatatatatatatatatatatatatatatatatatacacacacacacacagtagactcCCATTAATCCTTGTTTCAAAGGTGTTTCGATAATCTGTgcggtttaatacagtacattatcaaaatgtatttgtgcGTAAATCAGCGTATCTGTGCGGAAGTAGACggtcaaaatgaaataaaatgtaatttaatttaatttaattaagtacagtatagtgcaagtCAATGGACggtactgtattgtagttactgaaaccagtgacaagcgagcagaaagcagacttAAGACTCTGTTAGTCTGGCAGTCTAAATATGAAGAGCAGTTACGACAATTCAAGACTCAGAGCAAGatcatttacttttttaaaccagctctctctgcctctgaacaacgctgattatgtacagcatatattttgaccattgttgagacatattttatttgtattgcattttttgagttttcaattaatagtgcagggatttcccaaacagtaaactcaatttcaACTAATCTGTGTTTTTCAGTAATTCTGACTCAAATCGGTCCCAATCTGCACGGATTAACAGGgctctgtgtgtatgtatgtatgtatgtatgtatgtgtatgtgtatgtgtgtgtgtgtgtgtgtgtgtgtgtgtaataatatatatatatatatatttatttatagtgaCAAAGTTGGTCCTTCTTTGTGTACTCTGTTCACAAGTATGAGCggggacaacacaatagacacaacgagtgtaagtttattttaaacaggatgttacctgtgtgtttattttcaagggaagtcCAATCAGAGTCGTAATGTTAATCCAGAGTTCACAAACAATCAGGTAGTCATCCAAAATAGGATCAAAACAGCCAACAGGGTTATCCGAACAATCCAGGGTCATACACAATAATGCAATCCCAAATCAAAAAGAACACACCAAaaacctaaatatatatatttctgtgacGCAACATGAATAGGCATGCTGGAATTCATATttgaattttatatataattatgatttccattacacgagagtagatgttaaaacttcatgctgatttgaactcggctctcgccaagataagcaccaactaagacgtagctttacagtaaactaatgtgatccatatgtgtctccatccatttacgtttccttccatatgatgatgtagatatccttctgtctggtgttaatggctgaagtgtaatgctggctccagggatcagcttattttgcctccctggcgcatcagcacacacaacggctgcgatgctggctccggggatcaaccacagtgcggcctccccagcgcatcagcatgacaaccgtctggattgagctaagtagggtacatctctggggttttcaagtgggcaccttccatcctcagtgtttcgtcgactagcccacgacacctcaagagggctcgacggtgattctggcgtcccagcatcacccccctccgtcccccactcaactcagcccagcttacttacctgtacatcagcgtttctttctttctttctattgtgcttgagatccccagccagaatctttccgtctcaaccacagccagttgctgctcctctctgctgcttcagataagttcttcactgtgcgacgcaactcttggccactgaatccgacatctctgagaaaccgggttgtagagtgtgccacaaatcctcgacaacccacttccactgggtaaacccggactctccatcctcgctgttccgcttcagtggctagttgagcataccgcagtttcttcctctcatacgcctcatctacagcatccttccatggcactgttaactctaccaggtgaacaaggcgtgctgatccagaccacaagacaatatctggtcgaaggttagtggtggcaatctcaggtggaaaaataagccgttgaccaacatctgccagcattttccagtctctagcagcttccagttgtcctgggcgaggattggttttaacaccttttcttggtggttgctctcctgggcggaggaatgttgtcttttgtgtgtaatgttttgatggaacaggtgacaacttattggtcatgttatgcttgtcttccaatgctaaggccaaacatcgcaacacctggtcatggcgccaagtaaaccgtccttggctaagagccaccttacatcctgtcaaaatgtgccttaatgttgcaggtgatgaacacaaaggacatgagggatcctctcctacccagaggtttaggttctgtggtgatgggagaacatcatatgttgacctgatgaggaaactgatcctgctctgttccattgaccataggtcttgccagccaatcttgcgttgttccacactctcccatctcatccattctccctgcttggcctgggaaatggcctttatacacctcatcctctcctcctgcttttgcacctcgttgactaccagcttcctccgttgagctgaggctgccttgtgccatgtaggaggagctgaactgaaaccaagaccccctcttccatgctgaacttggcccatgatatcaccaattcgaagggcagcctttgcatcttccacagctttctttgccgcccactttcttccagttttcaacacaggtgctgcctcccttacgcatttatcgcgtgactctactaatgtcatttccagtctgaccttggcgcacttaaactcctcggttagagcagagactggtagctgcagtattcctttaccataaagtcccactctgctgaggcagcatggaactcccaaccatttcctgatgtatgaactgattaaagcttccagcttctctactgttgtcaaagaaacctcgtacacagtcagtggccacagcaacctcggcagtagaccaaactgaaagcaccagagttttagtttacctggtagagcgcagctgtctatgctcttcaacccttccactgcttgttgtctaacttctcccacacgaactgtgtcctttagatccccgtcgtaccatctcccaagactcttcactggcttctcagacactgttggtattgcctcaccattaatgaagaatgttttatctactactttgcctttaattatagagatgctccttgatttagtgggcttgaattgcattcgtgcccattcaatgttattggttaatttgcccaataatcgattagtgcaggctactgttgtagtcatggttgtcatgtcatccatgtatgctcgaattggtggtagtcgcattccagaagccaagcgctctcctcctactacccattttgatgccctaatgattacttccattgccatggtaaaagccagtggagaaatggtgcatcctgccattattccaacctctaggcattgccatgtagtgctgaattctgaagttgaaaaactgaattgcaaatctccaaagtaggctttcactaaatttgttattgtcatcggtacactgaaaaaatcaaatgctgcccaaagtagttcatgtggcactgaatcatatgcattagccaaatccaggaatgtcacatggagctccttcctctcctttttagctgattgaatttgttgccagatcacattgatgtgttctaagcaacctgggaaacctggaatgcccgctttttgttttgaagtgtcaatgaagcagttctttaataggtaagctgacaatctctgagcaataatgctgaagaaaatcttgccttctacgtttaatagggaaatgggacgaaactgactgatgcttgtagaatctttttctttaggtataaagactccacctgctcggcgccatgctcttggtacaacctgtttttcccatgccactttcatcaatttccacagaattcgtagaactcctgaagcactcttgtacactctgtacggaactccattaggccctggagatgatgaagccctggcttttttcacagcttgctctatttctttccacttaggtgcacagtcctccatttggtattctggtggattgataggtgggatgtctgacggaattgacataggctcctgcctttttgaatctgtatgtgtttcctccaaatatctctccagctcaaccttagatgcttttagtgtgccattcttctcactggtgaataacttctttacaaatttgaatgggtctttataaaagttagctctcgcacgctccttctttttgtagcgtttccgtaggcgctcagctctgcgcaatgttgcaagcttatcttttatgaccctttgtaagagattgagtccctccttctgactttgttctgctcttctccattggttcctcagctgtctcctttctctaactaagcgttcaatctccggctgccgtctagactttccaggaatagtttgtactttttccttccttttttcaactccaaacctctcacttccatatgcgtagatgatgtccccaaatttatccagcttcttttcaactgttccacttaatctttccaatgcaacgcagagatctgtgtttactgtgtcccatgcagttttctcacaagctcttggccaacggcttatttttccacctgagattgccaccactaaccttcgaccagatattgtcttgtggtctggatcaacacgccttgttcacctggtagagttaacagtgccatgggaggatgctgtagatgaggcgtatgagaggaagaaactgcggtatgctcaactagccactgaagcggaacagcgaggatggagagtccgggtttacccagtggaagtgggttgtcgaggatttgtggcacactctacaacccggtttctcagagacgtcggattcagtggccaagagttgtgcttgtgcccgttgaggttcttttctctcttatgctggtttgtctgaccgggttcacaaggatcattaggttcatcactaactgtgtccatgcaagtcctcctcacatctatgacaggggtgctgatatcctgcgaactgtggtttgctttctgtcgctggatttcattcgactgacttgactgacttcgtaagaagtactgatcaatgcgaggcccttgtcccttctccctcaagcatttcattctcccttgatgaatcttcaaacccctgaccgttgtcgccttgctccagccgcagacacaaacctggagttccatgtctttgttaactgcagatcttgaactagtcttttgtgaagtactctccatactcatatccgtttccgttcctaagtcgttaaccgtgttgtccaacgttgagtcatcttccgcccccgctctcgcagactctaggggtatttttctctttaatgtcttagaagccttgggtgggtgtctccagcatcctgtaaacacagagctggatactgccgacaagggtagctaacccttaccagccccaatggggtctctttcctcctgtcagctgtctctccaggctgtcacaaggtctttcccttgttgccagctgcactattcacagcagtcactggacgtatgcagatcttcatgatttccattacacgagagtagatgttaaaacttcatgctgatttgaactcggctctcgccaagataagcaccaagacgtagctttacagtaaactaatgtgatccatatgtgtctccatccatttacgtttccttccatatgatgatgtagatatccttctgtctggtgttaatggctgaagtgtaatgctggctccagggatcagcttattttgcctccctggcgcatcagcacacacaacggctgcgatgctggctctggggatcaaccacagtgcggcctccccagcgcatcagcatgacaaccgtctggattgagctaagtagggtacatctctggggttttcaagtgggcaccttccatcctcagtgtttcgtcgactagcccatgacacctcaagagggcttgacggtgattctggcgtcccagcatcacccccctccgtcccccactcaactcagcccagcttacttacctgtacatcagcgtttctttctttctattgtgcttgagatccccagccagaatctttccgtctcaaccacagccagttgctgctcctctctgctgcttcagataagttcttcactgtgcgatgcaactcttggccactgaatccgacgtctctgagaaaccgggttgtagagtgtgccacaaatcctcgacaacccacttccactgggtaaacccggactctccatcctcgctgttccgcttcagtggctagttgagcataccgcagtttcttcctctcatacgcctcatctacagcatcctcccatggcactgttaactctaccaggtgaacaaggcgtgttgatccagaccacaagacaatatctggtcgaaggttagtggtggcaatctcaggtggaaaaataagccgttgaccaacatctgccagcattttccagtctctagcagcttccagttgtcctgggcgaggattggttttaacaccttttcttggtggttgctctcctgggcggaggaatgttgtcttttgtgtgtaatgttttgatggaacaggtgacaacttattggtcatgttacgcttgtcttccaatgctaaggccaaacatcgcaacaCCATCGcaaaaccgtccttggctaagagccaccttacatcctgtcaaaatgtgccttaatgttgcaggtgatgaacacaaaggacatgagggatcctctcctacccagaggtttaggttctgtggtgatgggagaacatcatatgttgacctgatgaagaaactgatcctgctctgttccattgaccataggtcttgccagctaattttgcgttgttccacactctcccatctcatccattctccctgcttggcctgggaaatggcctttatacacctcatcctctcctcctgcttttgcacctcgttgactaccagcttcctcctttgagctggggctgccttgtgccatgtaggagaagctgaactgaaaccaagaccccctcttccatactgaacttgccccatgatatcaccaatttgaagggcagcctttgcatcttccacagctttctttgccgccccctttcttccagttttcaacacaggtgctgcctcccttacgcatttatcgcgtgactctactaatgtcatttccagtctgacaagTTGAAAAGAAAGTTACATGAACTATTACCTGGTGGACAGTCCCGCCATTCTCCGTTCCATAGTGACAGCTTTCCTCCATACATATGCAGTTCCTCTGGTGTTGCAGGACGGAGGTAGTCTGATACTCTGGTTTTTGTGTGacactgtgtctctctctgtattttcCACTCTGGCGCCTCTCTTAGCTTACCACAAACCTGCATTCCTCTCTCAACACCGATGGCACTGTTCATACAAACACAGTGACGCAGGTTCATTTGGTTTACTTTTCCTTCCCTTTCCCCTTCCTCTTCCCCTCGCTATCCCACCCCCATATAACTTTTCAATAGGAGCTCTGCCAAGCCTGAGACACTGCGTGTGCTTCCTGTCACTTACAGCAGAGGAGATCTGAGCAGCTCGAAGAGGAGAATGGCGCGAATGGACATGCCTTTTGTTTGTCAGTTTTCTATGAAGTGGCTCCAGCTTATCTTTCTCAGAACAGCCCTCTGCTCTGCTATCTGGGGAGAGAGTCCCAGTGAAGTGCTCTTAACTGTCAAGACATGTGCTTACAGAGCAgtggacacacagacagagagagagagaaagacagaccgagagagacagacagaccgacagactCCATGAAACTCTGTAATACTCTCAGTAAGTTGTGCTGGAGAATGTCctgaccaagtttcatcacaaattgAGCTAATGGTTCACTGGATGCATGTGAAACGCTAAGCAtgccaggcagacagacagacagacctctTCCACATTATCCCCAGGTTTTGATACACTCAATGTCTTGCACAAGCTAGAGTTCAGTTCTTAAAAACCTAAAAGGGGGGATCAAGATATTCAAACCCAGATGATATTACagcacagagcgagagagagagagagagatgaaagtTCTGGAAGTTACTGATAATCATCtccaataaaaactaaacaatacaacaacacagaGTAAAAATCAGACTCGTTTGCATGGTCATTATTCTCAACATAATTTATTGCACAAAATCAACGGAACTGAACGGAATTGAATATAAATCCTGTTTCAACAGATCAGACAGAAACAAAGCAGTTATCTCTTCAGGGATAAATATCTTTACAATTCTACACACATTCTGTACATCAAGGGATATGTCTCAGTCCTCTACTATCCCTCTCCCTCACTCCTTTCCTTGTTATTCCTCTATTCCCCCTCTTCCCCTCACCTACCCTTGCCCATATCTCCTCTCTCACCTTCCCTCCCTACTATCCTATCTGctgtccctcccctctcctctcttaccTTCTCTTCCTCCTCTGCCCCTTCTCTTTTTACTTCTTCCCATCCTTCTCCTCACCCATTCTCTCCCACTCCCCTACTCCCTCATCTCCCTCCCGTCTTCACCCCCTCatcctcttctcccctctccctctctcacagtCCATACACACTCTCATCACTGTACGCTACGTAGAGGAAAAAATCGTCTTCATGATTTTcctgcagaaaaaaagagagaaagaaagaagagatcAGTGTGCATGCTCTAATTCAGAGCTTCAACAGAGCCCAGAGGACAAACTCAATCAACACTGCAGGCAGATCTGTGCACTCCAttcagcagagcacagcacagcacagcacagaactgAACAGCAATAACATTGCTTGTATGACTTATTTCCATATAATAAATATGATAActatttaattagttaattaCTTAAGAtgcaaacagaaaaacacactCTCATGCAGACAGTCAGACACAGGGACAGACAGGCATACACACtcatagacacacagacaaaccCCTAGAGACtgacaagcacagacacacacacagacacacacagagacacacacacacacactcccagacACGGAGACAGAAACATaaacacacagactgacagacacacacacacacacacacggagacaaacacagacagacagacaagcacagGCACACactcacagaaacacacaggtagacagacaggcaggcagtgtGGAGTGTCACCTGGTACAGAAGGCCCATGGTCGCACTAGTTGGGGGGATGGTGTTGTTGACGAAGAAGAAGAGAGCATCTTCAGGACGCAGGTGAATCCTCTTCCGAATGAGGAAATAGAACTGACCCactgagagaggagggggagacagggagag
Proteins encoded in this region:
- the LOC117424537 gene encoding gamma-aminobutyric acid receptor-associated protein-like 1, giving the protein MKFLYKEDHPFEYRKREGEKIRKKYPDRVPVIVEKAPKARVPNLDKRKYLVPSELTVGQFYFLIRKRIHLRPEDALFFFVNNTIPPTSATMGLLYQENHEDDFFLYVAYSDESVYGL